The following coding sequences lie in one Populus trichocarpa isolate Nisqually-1 chromosome 14, P.trichocarpa_v4.1, whole genome shotgun sequence genomic window:
- the LOC7455719 gene encoding DUF21 domain-containing protein At1g47330, whose protein sequence is MASDIGCCSSKFMLYMVIIIGLVTFAGLMAGLTLGLMSLGLVDLEVLIKSGRPQDRIHAAKIFPVVKNQHLLLCTLLIGNSLAMEALPIFLDKLVPPWAAVLASVTLILMFGEILPQAVCTRYGLTVGATLAPLVRVLLLLFFPISYPISKVLDWMLGKGHAVLLRRAELKTFVNFHGNEAGRGGDLTHDETTIITGALELTEKTAKDAMTPISKAFSLDLDATLNLETLNAIMTMGHSRVPVYAGKPTNIIGLFLVKNLLAVDPEDAVPLKKMIIRKIPRVSEDLPLYDILNEFQKGHSHIAVVYKDLNANKETPKNEFKDSCRKRGKTETSHEKGDSEVGSTSAIPNKKAALDSDDNQTAATKNDGGQQIKKSPPSTPPAFKKRHKGCSFCILDVEKAPIPEFPSNEEVVGVITMEDVIEELLQEEILDETDEYVNIHNRIKINMHASQDKAPQSTSLPSANDASVTGTASPTSLLSMAPTPTLSVSSGTSLTSSPTTTNQVSEGDSSKNQ, encoded by the exons atggCATCTGACATAGGATGCTGTAGTAGCAAGTTTATGTTGTATatggtaataataataggaTTGGTGACTTTTGCTGGCCTGATGGCTGGCTTAACTCTTGGTCTCATGTCTTTGGGCCTTGTCGACCTTGAAGTCCTCATCAAGTCTGGCCGTCCTCAGGATCGCATCCACGCCG CTAAAATATTTCCAGTGGTAAAGAATCAGCATCTTTTGCTGTGCACTCTTTTGATCGGGAACTCTTTAGCAATGGAG GCTCTTCCTATATTCTTGGACAAGCTTGTTCCTCCTTGGGCTGCAGTATTGGCATCAGTGACTCTCATATTAATGTTTGGAGAG ATATTGCCACAAGCAGTTTGTACTCGTTATGGCTTGACTGTTGGAGCAACGTTGGCGCCTCTTGTCCGTGTTCTTCTTTTGCTATTCTTTCCCATTTCTTATCCAATTAGCAAG GTTCTGGATTGGATGCTTGGCAAGGGACACGCTGTCCTTTTACGGAGAGCAGAGCTCAAaacttttgttaattttcatgGCAATGAG GCAGGGAGAGGCGGGGACTTGACACATGATGAGACTACTATAATTACTGGTGCACTAGAATTGACTGAAAAGACTGCAAAAGATGCGATGACTCCCATATCGAAGGCATTTTCCCTTGATCTGGATGCAACTCTTAATTT GGAAACATTGAATGCAATAATGACGATGGGCCATAGTAGAGTTCCAGTTTATGCAGGAAAACCAACAAATATTATTGGACTTTTTCTG GTGAAGAACCTTTTAGCAGTTGATCCGGAAGATGCAGTtcctctaaaaaaaatgatcatacGGAAAATTCCGCG GGTTTCTGAAGACTTGCCTCTATATGACATCCTAAATGAATTTCAGAAGGGTCACAGCCACATTGCTGTTGTATACAAAGATTTGAATGCTAATAAAGAGACACCAAAGAATGAGTTCAAGGACAGCTGCAGGAAGAGGGGCAAAACTGAAACATCACACGAGAAAG GTGATAGTGAGGTCGGCTCTACTTCTGCTATCCCAAATAAGAAGGCTGCTTTGGACTCGGATGATAATCAGACTGCTGCAACTAAGAATGATGGAGGCCAACAGATTAAGAAGAGTCCACCTTCTACTCCTCCTGCCTTTAAGAAGCGACACAAAGGTTGTTCATTTTGCATTTTGGACGTTGAGAAGGCTCCCATTCCTGAGTTCCCATCCAATGAAGAAGTTGTTGGTGTAATTACAATGGAGGATGTCATCGAAGAACTTCTTCAG GAGGAGATCTTGGATGAAACTGATGAGTACGTCAATATACACAACAG GATAAAGATCAATATGCATGCATCTCAGGACAAGGCTCCCCAGTCAACTTCACTGCCATCTGCCAATGACGCATCTGTCACAGGCACTGCATCCCCAACATCACTGTTGTCCATGGCTCCAACACCAACCCTTTCCGTCTCGAGTGGCACTTCGTTAACCAGCTCACCAACCACCACAAATCAAGTTTCCGAGGGAGACTCCTCAAAGAACCAATAA